CAAACTTGAATTAGAGTCAAAACATTTAACAGTCAAAGGAGTGTCCACATTCttttgtctgtgtgtctcaggTGTGTTCTGACCTGACCAGACTGTCATAGACTGAGCTACAGCCGGGGAGGAGCCATGGTTCAGGGGCGGGGTATCCGGAAGAGGTGACAGCAAGCAGCGGGTCGGAAAGTCCATTCCACACAGCCGCCGACCAGCCTTTAGCACAAACACAGGACCAAGGGCTGAAACAGAAGCTGTTGACACCAACAGTCAGCATTCAATAAGAAAAGACAAGATTTTAGACAAACagatgtactttattgatcccaaactgggaaattacagcaCAGCAGCAGcttgacaatttaaaaaaaaaaaaaaaaaaaacaacccacaggAGCAAACAAATGCAGCAAATTAAGCATAAAAACCAGatctggatttaaaaaaaacaaacaaacaaacaaaaaaaaaaatagataactaAATTTAAAGAAAACGGTATGATACAAAACCTAGTATAATTCAGCTGTGTTAGAAGAGATTTGGAATTCTCTTATGAGTTTaatttattaaaaagaaaaaaaaaaaatcatgcatttcTGAATTCCTCAAAATGTCAGCTTTCTTGGCCTCACTTCATACTGAGCTTATCATGCTAGTGATATAATACACAAATCTACATAATCGTCTTGAGACTTGgcaatgcattttgtcatcagtaggggacaagagtttcacagctttacttataaaaaaaaaactaaataaaataaaaaaaaaaaaaaaaaaaaaaaaaaggccaacaaTTTCACTTCCCACTAGGTCCGCCTTTCCAAAACTCAGGGTCAGGACCTAAAAATTAGTCAGCGTTTTTATTGGGTTGCTACTGTCAATATATTTGCAATACTGTAAGAATTCATTTCCCCAGTTAAAAATAGTACAAGAGTTTATAAATGTTGGTCTCAAAGTTATGTAAAATGTAAGGAAGAAGCCAGAAATGTAAcgccaaaattttttttcaataagtGAAAAGGACAAGAAAGATGCAACAAGTTGACAGAGCTGTACAAAAGAAAAAGGCaagagatgaaaaacaaaaatgaccaaaaaagtaaaatgtaaaatggagACTTCTTCATATAGTTTTGATGGTGGACAAGTCAGTAACATTGACAATATGGCCTTTCATGATGTCCTTTTGTAAACTTGGGTCAGGAAGAGATACCAAATTGATCAGTTGGATTTCAGGAACCACTACATTGTGATTTTTCTACCATCTGAGGTGTGGTCGGTCTGTCTGTCCTCAGAATCTGACAAACCTCGCTGATACTCAAACAGGAAGTAGAATTGTTATCACTATTTAGAACCATTCGACTCATCTGAAAAAGCTCAGTTGTACGTGTTTTGCTGCTTGGACCAGTTAGTTTGTCCATATGGACCTGAACCAATGCAAAAGGCCAAAGTTGTACAGCAATACAGACGCAGAAGTTGCAGCGTGAGCGTCTGGACTTCACTGCCACAGTGGAAAGGACTGTATGACAACAAGGTAACAGAGGAAATattgtacacagacagacagacattttttggttaaagcacaacaAGATATTTCTGAACTGTGGTCTTAGACccacacctggacattcagaccCTCATCACCTCCATCAGCTTCTGAAAGACTCCACAGCCCTTTTCTAAACCATGTGGGTGGAGGTGGACTGGTGACATTCTGATCACATATGgccacattttattttcactgacaaGGCTGTTTTCCAGTGCAACATTTAGTCAGTTTTATTTCACTAGTTTCCTTTTGTCACGCCCCCTGCTGGACATTATCTCAGTAAATTGAAGGCTTCCAATTTTGTCACAATAATGGACCAATATATGCTTTTGTGCCTTTACTTTTCTTTACCATGAAGAATAAGATAATAGTTAATATGTTAAATTAAAATTTCTATCTACCTTTTTCACACCTGAAGTAGATGATTTACCCATGAACCTTCAACAACTTCTATCAAGAGTTTTACTTTAACTGAATGGTGGTTAAGTTACATTAGTTCATACATTTAAATCCAAATGTGCAACTGTTTCTTACAATTTCTGCGTCAAAAGGATATAATATAATACGTCTTTTAGGTCTTCTGGCACAAATTAAATCCACATGGTTGTTTTTTCCTCTCACTTTCTACCTGCTGCAGGTGTGTCAGACCTAACCCAACATACACCACTTTGCAGACGTTTCTTGGATATATTTCTGTCAATTTTCGGTGTTTTGCAGATGTCTATGTGCGTCTGTATCATTTACCGTTCGCAGGTGTGTGGACTGGGGTGTGGTGGAATCCCGGACTGTGGGGTTCTGGGACTGGGTACAAACCTGGAGGAGAGCAGCGGGCTCTGAGCTGACGGTTCCACTCCGCTGGTTGACATCTTCTGCACGTTTAAGTTTGGCGCCTTCTCTTCAGACGGACTGAAGCCATCCTTTCACCTGCACAGGTTTAAATCAGCCTCACCTGCGGAGGGCGGGGCCTGCCGAGCCGCACCGGAAAGGGGCGTGTctgttgctgctttttttttttttttttttttttaaagaaccacAATACAACAgagaatataaaaaatatataataattacaaaaaacaaacaaacaagcaaaaaaacctCAATAACAGCCATAGAAATAGGGTATAATCCAAAATTCATATCCATATAATCCAGAATAAAGAAttcttacaaaatgtaaaaaaagacatttctgcttgtttttgtaatttcagagTTAAAATAATATATACACGTTATCATTGATCGACCAAATAATTCCTATCAGCGgatgattttgtttatttgtctatATTTTGCTTATTATATTGgcttttttgtttaaaatttgattttgttggttattatacttatttgtgttcattttgttgactttgtgattatttaattaattttgatTCAGTGATTACTGGTTAAATCCAGCTATGATAGCTTAGATGCACAATTATACATTATTAAATGACAACcgtgtgcaaaaaagaaaaataacaataacaagacgCTCAGCTTGATCCACTGTGTATGTGTTTTAAGAGAAGCAGTGGGCAGTCCAATAAAATGACTAATTTACTCTTGAATATATTGTTATGTGGTACCATTTATAGTCTAAAAGGTTTCATATAGGAATGAACAGCGTTTATAAACAGATACATAAATATGGTGCAGGTCGTCTCTGGTCCTTCTAGTGTCGCTGTTATACCATTTTGAATTGTTTTACGACAGTCGTATTCCGCTTCGAGGTAAACAAGATGGCGGCGTCAGGCAGTGGGGTGAGCGGTCAATTTTGGTTAATTTTAACGTAAATCTAGAAAAATAACTTTAGTTATGTTGTTCTGTGTCTTTGCCCTTTGAGTTTGTGATCAGAAAAACTATTAAAAGCTCAGTGTAATCACAAGAAATCACACGGAATGGTTCGTTAGCGGCTAACATTAGCTCTTTTACAAATCCACAGTCAAAACAAACACTTAGAGGTCTCCAGTTTGGCTTAAGTCCATCTATGTGTTTTGAATCTTCAACTCATTCCTCCCTAAAGCTCTGTTTACGTTTAGACGTGAGTAAGATCTCCTTTCCGTGGTGATAGTGGATATCAAGATGGTGACTGTTAGCATTTGATAACAATACGAACAAAACAGACAGGGAAGAATGGTTTAAATTCTCTGgtataatttcagtgcaaaaactaaTGCCTGTAAATGAAGGATATTAATTTGCTTATTTTAACTTATGTTTATTAACTGAAGTAGCTGGTAGAAAGGTTAGTTGTTTATTTTAAATGGTTATTGTATTAAAACTGCATTTAATTGGCTTTGGTAACATCTTCTCATTATTATTTAACTTCATAAAGAACCTGATTTATTTGTCACACAATTTTCTTGACAAATTTTTTGCTGGCTTTACAGATATTGTGCTTTTTAGGTGATTTTAAATTTCACAAAGGTGTATCCAAGTGTCCTGTGCTGATTCtcttctgtctttgttttgtcGTTTCAGTCCAGTAAGAACGACTTCCGTCGGAAATGGGACAAAGACGAGTACGAAAACCTAGCTCAGAAACGTCTGGCAGAGGAGAGAGAACGAGACCGACGAGATGGTGAGAAGATGAATAGATTGTCTCAGTCTCATTGAAATCTTTTCATATAGAAATGTGAAACAAAGTCCAAGAGATGGGTTTTACTGAAGAAACCTAGGATGTGTCCATTTCTTATTTCCTCATCTGTtttccaaactgtaataactgAGTGATAAATTCAGTAAATTTGACTTAAATTACACTTCAGTGGTAAACAGTAGAGGTTGCAGGTGGAAATTCAACGTGTATATTCTTATCAAATGTGATGAGATTATTAAAGTATCTACAGGTACAGGTTCTGAGGAGGACTACTGGCAGTTAACCTGCTGCTGAttggtaataaaaaaaattactccTAACTGTACATTGAGCTGCAACATTGTGCATCCTGATGTGTAAAGTCAGATAAGTCACTTGTGCAGGCAGAACTGCTGCTTTTTGAGCCTGCTGACTCTTGCTGCTGCAATAAGATGATTAACTGGCAAAGAAATTAGTCAGAAAAGTAAGATTTACATGCCAAGAAACTGGATGAAAATATGTCcttatgaaatacattttgatATCCGCTTTAGATATAACACTCTAGTCCTGTAATGAAAGACAAGGTGTAGTTTCTCAGGTGTTGTTTGCAGAAAGTCATGTTTTTACATCAAGTTTATGTTTTTTCCACATGTTGGATCAATTACTGACCCTCTGAAGACTCAAACATGCAATTAAAAAGTTGTCTCTCTATTAGGAAAAACTGCACCTCCAGTCAAACGGGACCTTCTGCGTCACCGCGACTACAAAGTGGACCTGGAGTCCAAACTGGGGAAGACCATCGTCATCACCAAGACGACGCCTCAGGCTGAGATGGGAGGGTACCGACACCTAATCTAATCTTAACATTTGATTATATCCATTAGTCCCTAACTCAAAaagattcacatgtataaaacaCAATTATATTGGATAAACAATTTGTCAGAATTTATGAATCTATAAAAATATGACATCTCTCTGATCAcagtttatgtatatatatatatatatatatatatatatatatatatatgtatatatatatatatacactgtatatgtGCCAGGATTCAGCTCAAGTTAAGTCCTTTTTACTTTTTAAGTAAGTTTCTGCTGTCAGCTCTGACTATTTTTGTCTTTAGGTactactgtaatgtctgtgactGTGTAGTGAAAGACTCCATCAATTTTCTGGATCACATCAATGGCAAAAAACGTACGTAGAGCTTCTTGGAGACAGATTAAATGGAGTGTGAGTGACAAGTGTGTAAAACAGGtatgtttgtttcattttattttgcagaCCAGAGGAATCTGGGTATGTCAATGCGTGTCGAGCGCTCGTCTCTGGATCAGGTGAAGAAACGCTTTGAGGTTAATAAGAAGAAAATGGAGGAGAAGCAGAAGGAATACGACTTTGAGGAGCGAATGAAGGAGCTGCGAGAGGAGGTGAGTAGTGGGAGAGGCTGATTTTATTTTGCCTCAAATGTTTTCTAACTAGGGTAACAACTGTTACCATCATGAGATGGTGAGTTGTTTAATCTAAATTATCTAAACCCTCTTCCTTCAGTTAGAAAGAAATACTTTATCACAAACATGACAAATATAATCTCAGAATGTTCCACTTCTTCCAGCTGTTGGTGCTATGGGTCTATGCCAGAAAAATGTTGATGAAGCTGATGTTGTTTATGGAAAGTGAAACCGCATTTCAAAGCTTCCCTTTTCAGACACCAAGTAAAGCAGAATTTTATCCACGTTGTGTCTGTAGGGTTCTGATCAGGGGTTGGTAATTGCAGCTGTCATCCACGTATTTACCCACCCTAACCTGTCTGAAGATGTTTCTCTTTCCTCTTTGCATGAAGCAAATACTGAATACACATATCGACGACCTCAAGTTGTTCATGCCGTTATGGGAAAATGATGCAGTTTTTTTCGAGTTTCCATGTGGAGACATGAACTAGAGTAACATCTATTATCCAACATCAGTATCAGATGAGTGCAATCATTGTAGAAATGTGAATAGAGTTTGATAATTGGTCTGAACTGATGATAAAAGGTCTGCACCTACTTTCTAGTCAGAAGCTTTTCAATGTAATGTGTGAAGTTGCACATTTGTGACTTAAAGGTTCTAAATAAAGAAAACGAATATCAGCTTTACTAACCCAGATCAAGTGGGGAAaactctgttctcttctgttaCAGAAATAAATTGTACTACAGTTTTACAGACTTAAACCTAATCTGCTCATCCTGTCTGCTCTATGGAGCTGTCTGAAACGTAGGTGCTTTCTGTTTCAGGAGGAGAAGGCAAAGGCCTACAAGAAAGAGAAGCAGAAGGAGAGGAAACGTCGGGCCGAGGAGGACATAGACTTGGAGGAGGATGACGAGATGGCGGCTGTCATGGGCTTCTCCGGCTTTGGTTCATCCAAGAAAAGTCACTGATGAACATGACCAGCAGCTCAGCGGGAAACTGGCCTTGGCTCCATTCCCTCAGTCAGAAAGAGTATTGAAGACTCCCAACACAAGGAGGTGGTTTTCTGTCAGTAGAGGCAGTGGCGGCCATTATCCCACAGTCGTCCATCTCATCAGACTTTAATCATGAAAATatcactgtttgttttagtgaCATTAAATTCTGCAGCTTCCTGTCAGTGTGATCATACAGTTCAAGAAGCCACTGTAATATGACAGTACCAACACtcagctgcattaaaagtgttgaaGATGGACAGAAGAAGTGCAtcaagaccaaaaaaaaacacacaatttcctTTAAGCCTTTCCTGTGTTTGAGTTCATCCAGATAAAACGATGAAACCAAACCACAGAAACTGTTTGTTTTAGCTTCAAGACTGGTGACAAAAACTAATTTACACAAGATGAAAACTTTCTTCTCATCAGAAATAAGATTGAATTCATGAAACGTAAACATTCAAACCCTGTCTGTGTATTAGGTCAGTTTAGGTCAAAATCATTTTTATAAGACGGGAAGGTAtgatgagaaaaaataaaaaaagattaaagttGCACATCATTCTTGGAGATTGAAGTAACCAATTGACAGAAAAGTAATATGAATGTAGGTGAGGTAGAATAAAAAGTTTTCCTGCAAATTTATAACTTTAAGCCCGGAGAATATCAGTTTTTTGTTCTGGAAACTTGCAACTTTATTCTTAAAAGTTGAGTTTTTGTCTCTGAATATTACCCATGCTCCCCAGCTCAAATACAAGTCGGATGTGAAGAAATGGTTTGTACCTTTTAAAAGTttcattttatctttttatttgacCTGTGATAGTTTTATTTGTCAGGTTACATGTTTGGAAATTATGATTTTAATAAATCCTTCTTTGTTTCTAATGCTTTTTTTTGTCAGAGTATGTATGCTTTGttaaaaatggtgaaaatgaaCAGAAGAACTGGATTATGACCATGTTTTAAGTAAAAACCACAGACAGCATGTTGTCTTGTCacaattaaaatttaatttacataaagTAAAATCAGTCTTATTCCTATGAaggagttttacttttttttttcactgttacttgACACTTGATTTATTAAAGATATTAAATCAAGATGAAGTTATAGCTAGTCTTGTAGTTGTCACTGATTCTGGGAatgattattagtattttttgtaATATGTTTTTTGTCAAAATGGTGCAACTTTTTCTGACATTCGGAATTTTATCAACAAATatctttttaaaatattaatattttgagagtattacacttttttttttccagtttttctgtACTTTGGTCACCAAATCATTACAGACCAACAGCTGCAGTGAATTCATCTGTAAgcagttttatttttatccacacaattaaaaacatttcagtttcagATGTTTCAGATGAATGTTTGGGAATCTTTGAGTCTTTAAACGCCTCATCTGTCAGTGTGGTTGCATTTACTATGTTGTCTCAGTTCAGCCTCAAAACAGGGTTAATTAACAGGAAGAGTAAGAGGAAGTCTGCAGTCGTTTCTCTGAACGCTTCGATGATTCATGGCCAGACTGAGACGCCTCATGAACTACAGCTTCGTCTGTGTGAACACATTTTACTTCTGATGGAAAAACTCATCATCCACAGAAACCCCACAGAAGATAAAAATACCTCATGTAAGTAACACATCTCTGGAGGAGGTAAAAGTCCATTGTTTCCTCTGATAAAGTACAGACTGTGGTAAAAGAAGAACTGGTTTAATTTCTTTGCTGCAGTAAAAGTGAACAAGCACTGAAATGCACATTAAGTCAAAAGTAGCCTCTGAAAGTCAATTCTACCTGAAAATGGAGCCTTATGTCATTAATGTCATGTGTAGTGCAGTAAGCAGTCAATATTTACCTCTATCATATAGTGGATTAGAAGTATAAAGCTACAGAGTACaaatatcttttaaaaaattactttttaCTTTATTACTTTGTGAGTATGTAATGATAGATACAGATATACATTCTGCCCACTGTCAGGAGAAGTGGTGATAATGTTGATTATCTCGTTACAGTTGGACCTTCcattgggttggatatattaggcagaaagtgaacatttagccctgatatgttggaagcagcaaaatgaggaacaggcagttttggtcactttttcatgttttctctGGAATGACACGAAACATTACCAGAAAATGAGTATTTGACAATTTAGGAAGAAAAGTTATTTTTGTTTACAGCCAAAGGAAGTATCCATGTGAACACAACTTTATTAGCACCTGCCTGAAACGGCGTAGGTTCCCCTTTTACTGCTCAGAACAGCGCTGAATGAAGGCCTGGACTCAATCACACCTCGGAGGCTGTGCTGTGGTATCTGACATTAGCAGCAGATGCTTGAGTTCTGAAAGATACAACATGggacctcactgcaaaaatcaaaatgttaccatgtgcatttttttcatttctagtcaaaatatctcatcacacttaaagtaagacataatcacctaaagagtaacttttaagtgagatataacaatttatttttagacaatgaatcttgaaaatcttattacaaaaaacaaaaaaaatcttaccaagataattttcagttgttccactgGCCAAGTGATTTTCATTCCTCTTAgggcatgacccccccccccccccccccccccgcaaaacaaacaaacaaacaaacaaacaaaaacaatgcgattgtggtttttttataaacctatttttcatggagttacaaaaatgtccactcacctggatactatgtgtttaattttagaaacaaaaaaaacatgtatttactgatatactgtgtgaaaactatgaaataaaaacatgtttaatgctgctaatctgatgttttctcacattttaacacactctaatactagttattactcacttcatggagataatacgccaaaaaaaaccaactttttgttaaaaaaagcaacaaccccccccccccccccccaaaactgttaattacagtctaataacaattaacagggtttttttttttacactcaagcatgtagatcagatcaggtttatctagaacagcaaagttacagtaatggtatgggatgatggataagtgtccactgtgttggctgatatggaactaaaacaacaaaatctatgaataaacaagagaacacctttgaacaattgtccactgtagtgaccactatgcatgaaagggttaaagtgtgatgagatattttgactagaaatgagaaaaatatacttggtaggattttgatttttgcagtgctcagatttatttgtccagccACAGGTGTTTAACTGGACTGGAATCTGGTTGCTCTTTGTTGGAGCACTGCAGATCCAGAACACCAGACAAGTGCTgctatatatatgtttatgtttatgcatttggcagacgcttctttccaaagcgacttacaggggaaaaccaattaaatcactcagttaatcaaattttatttatataatgccagatcacaaaaaagttatctcatgacactttatatagagagttggtcaaaaccagactctaagccaatttacagaaacccaacagaatcctccaggagcaaacacttgtgactggtgacagtggcgaggaaaaacttccctttaacagcagaaacctggagcagacccagactcctggaggatggccgtctgccttgaccagttggggttaaagagagagggtaaagaaagagaaaaagagggagcgatagagatagagactgggggagagggggagaaggggggagtagggggagacacatggaggcagttgaggataagtgagtggtgatgatgagggcagggaagaggcaggaccaccgcagcaggtccagaaataatcctggaagaatctgcgataatcctgggaaaaaccctattagaatatttaagatggaatgtttgaaagtgctaggataggaggtgctctcggaagagctgggtcttcaggagcttcttgaagataggcagggatgcctccgttcttgtagcacttggtagagcattccaccaacgtggaacgacccatgaaaagagcctggattgtcttgtacaaggtctggggaccaccagactacgttccccagatgagcagaGTTGTCgcggggcaacataagcttttatcagtgcacccaggtaggtaggagcagacccactgagaattttgtgggataggattaaagatttgaatctGATGCGGGCA
The Sphaeramia orbicularis chromosome 14, fSphaOr1.1, whole genome shotgun sequence DNA segment above includes these coding regions:
- the zmat2 gene encoding zinc finger matrin-type protein 2, translated to MAASGSGSSKNDFRRKWDKDEYENLAQKRLAEERERDRRDGKTAPPVKRDLLRHRDYKVDLESKLGKTIVITKTTPQAEMGGYYCNVCDCVVKDSINFLDHINGKKHQRNLGMSMRVERSSLDQVKKRFEVNKKKMEEKQKEYDFEERMKELREEEEKAKAYKKEKQKERKRRAEEDIDLEEDDEMAAVMGFSGFGSSKKSH